In Thermococcus chitonophagus, the genomic stretch TATCCAAAACCCTTAAAATTAGCAGATAGATTGTCAAAGGGGAAGATAAAATGAAACTTAAGACTTTATTCCTCCTGATAAACCTCGCAAAGAGGGGTGCAATAGGAAGAGAAATCATGGTCACATTGAGAGAGCTTGCTAAAGAACTTAACGTTTCTCCTCAGACAGTTCTCAGATGGCTTGATGAGCTCGAGGAGCTAGGATACGTCTCAAGAAAATACTCCAAGAGGGGAACATCAGTTCAGATAAAGGATGAAGGAATGAAGTTGCTAGAAACCTTGTATGAGGAACTGTCTTCGGCACTTTACAGGGGCATAATTATCGGTGAAGTAGTTTCAGGAATTGGAGAGGGAGCATATTATGTTCAGCAGTACGCTCCATTAATAAGGGAGTATCTGGGCTTCGATCCATACCCAGGGACACTAAATGTGAAGGTAATCTTCCCAAAGACAATATTTGATGCACTTTGCAACGCTCGACCGATCATAATCCCAGGCTTCGTAAAGGATGGGAGAACTTTTGGAGATGTCAGAGCTTACCGTGTAAGGATAGATGGAATTGAGGGGGCAATAGTCATTCCTTCGAGAACCATTCATCCTCCAAAGATAGCGGAGATTATAGCTCCAGTTAATCTAAGGAAAACACTAAATCTAAAAGACGGGGACAGGATAAGAATTGAGGCATTATAGGCCCGGTTTATCCACCCGCCATCATTGTTCGCCGTTATCGGCTCCCTCAGGCGGCCCCGGAGACCGGGCCCTGTCCGCCCGGCGACGTCGCCTCGTTCACGGCGCGCCGTTATCGGCACGCTCCCTCGGTCGGGCCTCCGGGCGGGGTCGGACATTCTAATTTAACCAAAAAGGATTTTTAAACCTTCGACCCTCACTTCTCGGGGTGTGAGCATGACCCTTGGCTACAACGAAAAGCTTGTTTTGCTCAAGCTAGGAGAGCTGAAAAGGACAGATGTCGAGAAGTTGGTAAAGGCAACTGGACTTGAACAGGTCGCCGTTATGAGAGCAATACTAACGCTCCAATCCCAGGGACTTGTAAAGCTTAAAGAGAGAAGGGAAAAGGTCGTCAAGCTTACAGACATTGGAAAGAAGTATGCTGAAATAGGATTACCAGAAGTTAGAGCCCTTAAGCTACTGAAGGAGAGGAAGAAAATAAGGCTTGATGACCTGAGAGAAGTTCTAACCGAGGACGAAA encodes the following:
- a CDS encoding DUF120 domain-containing protein encodes the protein MKLKTLFLLINLAKRGAIGREIMVTLRELAKELNVSPQTVLRWLDELEELGYVSRKYSKRGTSVQIKDEGMKLLETLYEELSSALYRGIIIGEVVSGIGEGAYYVQQYAPLIREYLGFDPYPGTLNVKVIFPKTIFDALCNARPIIIPGFVKDGRTFGDVRAYRVRIDGIEGAIVIPSRTIHPPKIAEIIAPVNLRKTLNLKDGDRIRIEAL